The following are encoded in a window of Camelus ferus isolate YT-003-E chromosome 20, BCGSAC_Cfer_1.0, whole genome shotgun sequence genomic DNA:
- the PSMG4 gene encoding proteasome assembly chaperone 4, translating to MLRHVPAALSEDAGPARPTPGRVFPARARRDWSAGEAGAPRSGDWIHASAAQPGPAPPRTRPAPPASRLGVALPRKAPPTTRPHPPESKAKARSASRRSPARVWRRRRRAGSARAASPAGGMEGPRAAAASGDVSLHNFSARLWEQLVHFHVMRLTDSLFLWVGVTPHLRNLAVAMCTRYDPIPVSTALFGDTSDTTSTGLAQRLARKTSKQVFVSYNLQNTDSSFAFLVENRIKEEMEAFPEKF from the exons ATGCTCCGGCACGTCCCTGCTGCCCTCAGTGAGGACGCCGGCCCAGCCCGCCCGACACCAGGGCGGGTTTTCCCCGCGCGCGCGAGGCGGGACTGGAGCGCGGGAGAGGCCGGGGCACCGCGCAGCGGGGACTGGATTCACGCCTCAGCCGCgcagcccggccccgcccctccccggaCAAGACCCGCCCCTCCGGCGTCCCGCCTGGGCGTCGCCCTTCCCCGGAAAGCCCCGCCCAccaccaggccccacccaccGGAATCGAAAGCAAAGGCGCGCTCGGCGTCTCGGCGCTCGCCTGCTCGGGTCTGGCGACGGCGGCGGAGAGCGGGTTCGGCGCGTGCGGCCAGCCCAGCGGGCGGGATGGAGGGGCCGCGGGCCGCCGCCGCGAGCGGGGACGTCTCCCTGCACAACTTCAGCGCCAGGCTGTGGGAGCAGCTCGTCCACTTCCACGTCATGCGGCTGACGGACTCGCTGTTCCTGTGGGTGGGGGTCACGCCGCACCTGCGCAACCTCGCCGTGGCCATGTGCACCCGCTAC GACCCCATCCCCGTGTCCACCGCCCTCTTTGGAGACACGTCCGACACGACGTCCACCGGCCTTGCCCAGCGCTTAG CCAGGAAGACCAGCAAGCAGGTGTTTGTGAGCTATAACCTGCAGAACACAGACAGCAGCTTCGCGTTCCTGGTGGAGAACAGGAtcaaggaggagatggaggcctTTCCAGAGAAGTTCTAG